The following are encoded together in the Corticium candelabrum chromosome 1, ooCorCand1.1, whole genome shotgun sequence genome:
- the LOC134197383 gene encoding ras-related protein Rab-24-like — translation MSSRVQLKVVLLGEMDCGKTSLVTRYMSGTFSSKTQTTIGAAFCQRNIRIQQKNIKIGIWDTAGMEQFQSMCSQYYKGAQAAVICYDVTSLESFEKADFWIKEIIKMEPDCKVYVCGCKRDLTDSGSKKRAVDVHDASDRASEAGAKFIETSSKTGDNVDQLFLMITQDFAETAALAATALLPDEDETTQTIQLGADLLPKTSKCRC, via the exons ATGAGCAGTCGTGTACAACTAAAAGTCGTTCTCCTAGGAGAGATGGACTGCGGAAAGACGTCGTTGGTGACGCGTTACATGAGCGGCACTTTCTCGAGTAAAACTCAGACG acgATCGGTGCCGCCTTCTGTCAGAGAAACATAAGAATACAGCAGAAAAACATCAAGATAGGAATCTGG GACACGGCAGGAATGGAACAGTTCCAGTCCATGTGTTCTCAGTACTATAAAGGAGCGCAGGCGGCTGTTATTTGTTACG ACGTGACGTCGTTGGAGAGTTTCGAGAAAGCAGATTTTTGGATaaaagaaataataaaaatggAACCG GACTGCAAGGTTTACGTTTGCGGTTGCAAACGAGATTTGACGGACAGTGGCAGTAAGAAGAGAGCCGTAGACGTTCACGATGCATCAGACCGAGCGTCAG AGGCAGGAGCAAAGTTTATAGAGACCTCCAGTAAGACAGGAGATAACGTCG ATCAACTGTTCTTGATGATAACTCAAGACTTTGCAGAAACAGCAGCATTGGCGGCAACGGCATTGTTACCTGATGAAGACG AGACGACACAAACCATTCAGCTTGGCGCGGATTTATTGCCCAAGACTTCGAAGTGTCGTTGTTAG
- the LOC134197358 gene encoding Golgi SNAP receptor complex member 1-like — translation MRTMASHHSSGRWEELRKEASQVENELYIKLVSFSKLGASYSHHESLTAGRSDGSGSSQASAESSGRMFETMSLEIEQLMNKLTEVNDTMQEHVNQMTETAPTPTMLHMLQRHRDILRNYSQEFSKTKTNIKAHQDREDLLGSVRRDISEYKASAGGLNRRTDMYLKENEHLRNSERLTDEAISVAMATKENLTSQRGVFGNIGNRLSGMTSRFPLVNSLVQRIQVKKKKDSLILGGVIAVCIIILLLYAF, via the exons ATGAGAACGATGGCATCGCACCATTCATCTGGCAGATGGGAAG AGTTGCGCAAAGAAGCTAGTCAAGTGGAGAACGAGCTTTACATCAAACTTGTCTCATTCAGTAAGTTGGGAGCCAGTTACAGTCACCACGAGTCTCTCACAGCGGGTAGATCCGACGG ATCCGGGAGCTCACAGGCTAGTGCAGAGTCATCAGGACGCATGTTTGAAACAATGTCTTTGGAAATCGAGCAGCTGATGAACAAG TTGACAGAGGTCAACGACACAATGCAAGAGCATGTAAACCAGATGACAGAGACGGCACCCACGCCAACAATGCTGCACATGCTTCAAAGACACAGAGACATCCTTCGAAACTATTCACAAGAGTTTAGTAAAACAAAG ACAAACATCAAGGCTCATCAAGACAGAGAAGACCTTTTGGGTTCTGTTCGACGAGACATCAG TGAATATAAGGCGTCTGCTGGTGGTTtgaacagacggacagacatgtaTCTAAAGGAGAACGAGCACTTACGAAA TTCAGAACGACTGACTGATGAAGCGATAAG TGTTGCCATGGCTACTAAAGAGAATCTAACCTCACAGAGAGGAGTCtttggcaacattggcaaccGCCTCTCTGGAATGACAA GTCGTTTTCCTCTTGTGAACAGTCTCGTTCAACGAATTCAGgtgaaaaagaagaaagactCGTTGATCCTCGGTGGAGTTATTGCTGTGTGTATTATAATATTGTTACTGTATGCGTTTTAG
- the LOC134197348 gene encoding unconventional myosin-XIX-like: MNHDDLTSLRLLNEETVISVLRTRYENRIFYTTAGFALIALNPCRSVPELYSDDVITSYSEDQHGKLPPHIFKIAQKVVQKGSRASRSVNQSIVVSGESGAGKTWTTRNLMRYIAATTSKLSKRRESLALVSSIEQRVLDSNPILEAFGNAVTVCNDNSSRFGKYVQLQLNKRGKVVGANIRTYLLEKVRVVRQRNGETNYHIFNQILLGLPETESRALCLSKLADKMQNDVKARNPSDGHCFSVTTAALTNVGFPIDIQEKIIRLLAGILHLNSIRFEQAMPARTPSRCTPTQELENVVSCLDISGEILADFFVTSQLVTGKGETINKLCTTSEAEWRRDCLSKTIYERLFRWIVDFINRSICGKTQQWSWFIGLLDVYGFENFRVNSLEQLCINYANERLQQLYVVSFVRAEQEVYLDEGLDWQPIAFTDNRACVDLISSRFGVFSLLDEECRLNRNSSPATLCSRLVSNLSKHRHFVVSGGSNRSSVFGIKHFAAIVHYNTTDFLDKNQDCTPDRMVYIMKCSGNDLLQEVGNEDDVKQTLSAKFSQHRRRTVVSKFKSSLEELMATLRSTSAHYIRCIRPNDSNDATRFDANKVLRQLQAAGVQETIEISRLGYPVKMTYSDFIDRYRILLPHKMRTALSTHAIALASQDVVVSTKITSPKPLRDASSNQIRTARRSKRQSSNLTSKPQFVANAVMRKTAAMIVYVVFGSLGTTASSIHTVNKENSLESHFCLNLQSTEEYYFGHHRVLLKENQAQCLDACLMRRLFTCALAIQQRWRFVRHMKCRLRIDAAVKIQTVFRGWQCRRDLKRKHSSVLIIQRQWRAWKIRSQVYRGNRLTVETDGAPLGKTSTVCVHLCTRRGIASRHAIVTAPKFIVHPNSVLPSANCLPWLFCTSKGLMSLKG; the protein is encoded by the exons ATGAATCACGATGATCTGACTTCGTTGCGACTTCTCAATGAGGAGACAG tgATTTCTGTGCTTCGGACAAGATATGAGAATCGAATTTTTTATACAACAGCAG GCTTTGCTCTAATTGCACTGAATCCTTGTCGCTCGGTTCCTGAGCTCTACTCCGATGATGTGATCACTTCATACAGTGAAGACCAA CATGGCAAACTTCCACCACACATATTCAAAATAGCTCAGAAGGTAGTGCAGAAAGGCAGTCGTGCCAGTAGATCGGTCAATCAGTCTATTGTTGTAAGCGGAGAGAGCGGAGCAGGAAAG ACTTGGACAACAAGGAATTTGATGAGATATATAGCAGCGACAACCAG CAAACTGTCAAAACGCCGTGAATCTCTAGCTCTCGTTTCGTCCATCGAGCAACGAGTTCTCGACTCTAATCCTATTTTAGAGGCTTTTG GAAATGCAGTAACTGTTTGCAATGACAACAGTAGCCGATTTGGCAAGTACGTTCAACTTCAGTTGAACAA GCGTGGTAAGGTAGTCGGAGCCAACATTAGAACGTATTTGCTGGAGAAAGTTCGAGTTGTAAGACAGCGAAATGGAGAGACGAATTACCACATATTTAATCAG ATTTTGTTGGGTTTACCAGAAACAGAGTCTAGAGCATTGTGTCTGAGTAAGTTGGCCGACAAGATGCAAAACGATGTCAAAGCAAGAAACCCATCTG ATGGTCACTGTTTCTCTGTAACAACAGCAGCATTGACAAACGTTGGTTTCCCGATCGACATTCAGGAAAAGATAATTAGACTATTGGCTGGTATCCTTCACCTCAACAGCATTCGGTTTGAACAGGCAATGCCGGCTCGCACGCCATCCAGATGCACACCAACACAAG AGTTAGAAAATGTTGTATCCTGTCTTGACATTTCTGGAGAAATTCTCGCCGACTTCTTTGTAACATCACAGTTAGTGACCGGAAAAGGTGAGACTATTAACAAGTTGTGCACAACGAGTGAAGCTGAATGGAGACGAGATTGCCTTTCAAAGACCATCTATGAACG GTTGTTTCGATGGATTGTTGATTTTATTAACAGATCAATATGTGGCAAGACACAGCAATGGTCGTGGTTTATTG GTCTACTAGACGTTTACGGATTTGAGAATTTCCGTGTCAACAGTCTGGAGCAGCTGTGCATCAACTACGCAAACGAACGTCTACAACAATTGTACGTTGTTTCGTTTGTCAGAGCCGAACAG GAGGTTTATCTGGACGAGGGACTTGATTGGCAACCTATTGCCTTTACTGACAATCGAGCATGCGTCGACTTaatttcaagcagatttggaGTGTTTTCTCTTCTTGACGAAGAGTGTCGTCTCAACAGAAATTCATCGCCGGCGACACTTTGTTCCCGTTTGGTGTCCAATCTCTCCAAACACAGACACTTTGTTGTTTCGGGCGGTAGCAATCGGTCATCTGTATTTGGTATAAAACACTTTGCTGCAATCGTACATTACAACACCACAGACTTTTTAGACAAAAATCAG GACTGTACTCCAGACCGGATGGTTTATATCATGAAATGCAGTGGAAACGATCTCTTACAGGAAGTTGGAAATGAAGACGATGTCAAGCAGACATTGTCAGCAAAATTTTCTCAGCACCGACGTCGCACTGTTGTCTCCAAATTTAAG AGTTCTCTTGAAGAGTTGATGGCCACTCTCAGATCAACTTCTGCTCATTACATTCGATGCATCAGACCGAACGATAGCAACGACGCAACCAGATTTGATGCAAACAAG GTTCTTCGTCAGCTTCAAGCTGCTGGTGTCCAAGAGACTATAGAAATTAGTCGACTTGGCTATCCAGTCAAGATGACATACTCAGACTTTATCGATCGTTATCGCATACTTTTACCTCATAAAATGAGGACGGCTCTTTCTACACATGCCATTGCATTGGCAAGTCAAGATGTGGTGGTCTCTACCAAAATTACCAGTCCAAAGCCACTTCGAGATGCTTCTTCAAATCAGATTCGAACAGCTCGACGGTCAAAGCGTCAAAGCTCAAATCTCACAAGTAAACCACAGTTTGTGGCCAATGCAGTGATGAGAAAGACTGCTGCAATGATTGTCTACGTGGTATTCGGTTCACTGGGCACTACGGCTTCTTCTATCCATACAGTCAATAAGGAAAACAGTTTGGAGAGTCATTTCTGTTTGAATTTGCAATCGACAGAAGAGTATTATTTTGGTCATCATCGAGTGCTGCTGAAAGAAAATCAG GCTCAATGTTTAGATGCTTGTCTAATGAGACGGTTGTTCACTTGTGCTCTAGCCATCCAACAACGCTGGAGATTTGTCAGACATATGAAGTGCAGATTGAGGATAGATGCAGCTGTGAAAATACAAACAG TGTTTAGGGGGTGGCAATGTCGACGTGACTTAAAAAGGAAACACTCTTCTGTGCTTATAATTCAGAGACAATGGAGGGCTTGGAAGATAAGAAGCCAGGTGTACAGGGGAAATCGGTTGACTGTTGAAACTGATGGTGCTCCACTAGGCAAAACgtctactgtatgtgtacacTTGTGTACTCGTCGAGGCATAGCATCACGACATGCCATTGTCACA GCTCCTAAGTTTATTGTCCACCCAAATTCAGTGTTGCCGAGTGCCAATTGTCTGCCTTGGTTATTTTGCACTTCTAAAGGTCTCATGTCCCTCAAAGGATGA